The DNA sequence CATTGAAGAACTCCAACCCGATGGCCGCATATCCTGCGCTAATTAACTCATTCATGTTCTTGCAAAACTCTTGCACCATCTTAGATTCAATAACGTCTAGGGTCTCATCGATTAATGGTTTAATAAGTATTGCCCAATTTTGTTGCATCATCCGATCATCTGTGCGTTGTTGTATGATACCCACAATATTTTCAAGAACATTAGGAGCCTTGCATCCTACTTGAATAAGTTGACCAATGATCCCAAACCATTCCTTTTGCCTTATCGGATCAATCTCCATACTTGCTTGTCGTGTGGCATCTTTCAGAGCATTATCAGACTTGCATCCTGCAGTAATTAACTGTTGAATGACCTCTAAATATTGTTTGCGGATAGTCAGATCTTTTACCTCCTCGATTAGTCTCACCAAAGGCTCAAGAGCATTATCAGACTTGCACCCTGCAGTAATTAACTGTTGAATGACCTCTAAATATTGTTTGCGGATAGTCAGATCTTTTACCTCCCCAATTAGTCTCACCAAAGACTCAAGAGCATTATCAGACTTACAGCCCTTACTGATGAGGAGGTTTATGATTGCTGCATATTCTGTCAACATAGAGGAGGACTTGCATTTAAGGATAATTTCCACTATGAATGGAAGCAGTATCTCCGCGGAGTCAACCACCTCTTTTTGACCTTCTGGTGAAGCTAATATTTTTCTTAGACTTCCTATAGCTCTACTTAAGATTATTTCCTGAATGGCTTCGACCGGTGATTCTAGAATATAACTCTGATGATCTATTCTAGGAGGCAATTTTAACTCTGCGAGAACGGCATTATCATTGAAAGGATCTCTCTCATCCGCGCCTACGATGCTTCCTGTGATTGTCAATTCTTCCTCTTGGTTATCCATATCGGGGATTGACGAGTCTGCATGTAACCGCCTCTGCAATGCTTGAGGGTCCATGATCCAGTGCTTGAAATGTGTCGCTTCATGGAGAAAACTGTAGACAAAAGGAGCTTCTACTATTTGTCGTTCGCCGTCTTCATTAATACTTGTATAAAATATTTTTTTGGCAAAATTTAATGAAATGCTTGAAGTGATGGGATTTAACATATTTCCACCAATAAGATCATCATTTTTGCCCTCTAAAATAGTTATGGATTTTCCTGATTCCAACAATTCTGGCAAAAGTGTACGTCCGATTTTTAACTCCGCAGCTGCACGGATAATTTCTTTCACTTTTTCTGAAAACCCCGGTTTGCCTTCAAACTCGTTCGTCCCCTTGGTTGCGTAATCGATGAATTTATCAGCAAGACGAGAACAATCTAAAGATTGAATTGTATTCATTTTATTTACCAAATAATTTTTATTTTAAATTTTACATAAAAATAATATAAAAGTCACGATTTATTTTATTATTGAAAAATTCCATATTATAATTATATTCGTGAACATCATCAAACACTTGAATAAAGGGCTGGCCGGGATTTTGAACGTATGCACCACATGCATCTTAAGAATTGGGTTAGACTCGGGTTCCAACAATCATTTGAATTGCCGGAGTAGTATTCCCTATATTCGTATTAATCAGCTTCTGCTGATCCTTTTAGCACCTTAATATGAGAATATCGCTTCATTAATTCAAGTGGCGGCTGGTGACATGAATGTTGGATCTACCCCTATCTGAGGGGAGGGACTGAAAAAATTACTTTGTTGGCGGGTTCATGTATTTTTTCTTTTGACACAAAGTTTTAACAAAAATAACAACTTTTTGTCTTAGCACAAGTTTCCGAACCAATGATTGTCATACCCAGCTTCTAATATTTGATAGGAATATAACACCCACAAACCGTCTACCTAGTTAAAATTGAAGAAAGAGAAAAACTAGAAAATGAAACAAGAAAATTTCAAGGTCAATTATTTAAGACATTACGTAAAATATTTAAAATGAAAAATGAAAGTTTTATAAACTTTTTTAAAGCAAAGCATCCGAGTTTAAAAATGAAGTTTTCTCCTAGAATGATTCAAAGAATTTCTGGAGTTTTTGGCATTAACAAAACTCTTTTCTATTCCTCTCATTTTGCCGAAATTTAAGAATGAGCAGTTAATTAGGAATACATCAGAAAAAATAACGGATGAGCATAAACTCTATCCACTAGAGAAAGCCATTAGAGTAGTTGGCGCGACACACCCTAGAAATTACATAAACTTTAAAATTCTCCCTCCAAAACTTGAATGAGTTAGTTTTCCTGTCTTCTGCAGAATTTTTCGCTGTGCTGTCCATGCCCACCATGAAGTAGGTTCTCCAGTTTTAGCCTCGTGTATAATGGCGGCAAATACATCCCACATACAGGGGTCATGACGCTTTCCTGTTAATTTCTCTAACTGTTCAAATAAGTGTGTAGCATCCATGTACTAGCTCATCTACTGAATGAATACCTAGAATATCTAGGTCCCTTAGCGTTGCTTTTCCAACATTTTTTAAATCTGATAGATTCTTTTTGACTGACATCCTCTACCCATTTATTGCACTGCAAAGTTCGACTAAAAAGCCATTATTGTCTCGAACATACGAGACTATTTGGCCCCACGGTTTTTGAACAGGTTTAGCAACTTCTACAGCTCCGAAATTTACTGCATGTTTGAATTTTTCCTCTACGCTCTCAACTACAAACGCAATTTCGGCACCAGCAGCTTGTTCTTTTTGTCGATTTGGTCGGAATTGAAGAGAAGCCATTGCAAAATTTTCATTAGCAAATGCCAGAGTTGTTTGGCCTGTTTCCATTTCTGCGTATTGATTACTCTCATGCATAAATCGAAGTTTGAGTCCAAATGCTTTTTCATAGAAAGAAATAGTCGCAGATACGTCTAAGACGTAGATGATAATGTAGCCTAGATGCATGTTATACTCCATGATATACGTAAATATTGTAGGCAATTGTCTCATAAAGAATCCAAAAAATCCATTAAGTTCTTGTCGTCACGCCAATGCTTTTTTATCTTTTTGCTCGATACCTCACAGCATGCTAAAGCTTTAGCCTTCATCTCAAGGTCAACTTCAACGTAAATATTCGTTGTGTTGATAGAAACATGTCCGAGCCAAGCCCGAATAGTATTGATATCTACACCAGCGTGAAGAAGATGAGTTGCAGTAGTATGTCGAATTGTATGAGGACTGATACGTTTCTTTTCTAAAGAAGGGACAATAAGCGCTGTCTTAACGTGCCTCTTGACTAATGTGTGAATACCAAATCGGGTGATTGGCTCTTTACGACGGTTAAGAAATACATGTTCATTCGGTCCTCTTCCATCCATAAGAGAGGTTAGTTCATTAACTGTATCATGCCAAAGAGGACAGCGGCGTAATTTATCACCCTTTCCTCTAATAAAGACGATGGAAAAGTTCTTTTTTGCATTGTAAGCGATATCAAGATCCTTAATTTTCAATTGAGCAGCTTCATCTGCACGAGTACCGGTATTGAACAAAAATAATAAAAGGGCATAATCACGCTTTCCTTGATCTGTCGACGCCATTCAACATGTTCTGGGCTATTAAGACCGACAAATTCAGCAAAAGCATGAATCGCGGCTAAAACGTTGATTTCTCGTAAACCAGCTGGCGAGCTGGCGGATAAGAATATTCCGAGAAGCGTCAATTCCTTCAATAACTCCAATATCAGGCACTATCGTAAAAATGACCCCATGATTTCTAAACCTCGGATTTGAACCAATGCTTATACAATTATTTCTCCCATGGGAAAGGCGTCGTAGTTGGCGGAGGGACTTTTTCTTCATTTAACTTTCCACTTACCACATCTAAAAGCGTTCCTACAATTTGGCTAGTTGAATTCGTTTGATTTCTCGCAATTAAGGCACTTATTTTCCCCGCAGCTTGTGTAATGTTCACATTTGCTTTATCAAGTGTGCCCGTTATAGGAATTTGCATAACATAATCTGCTGATAAATCCTCAATTCCGAAGGCATGATTAATCGCTGGTTTTGTAATCCCAACCACAAGGTCAACTTTATCTTTCGGAATGGAGACATTTCCCCATAAAGCAAGAGGATAGTGCTCTGCAAAAAGCATATCCATCCGCTGCAGTTTCAAATTACCATCCTGCATGCTAAAATAAAGAGGTGTAAACCAAGCTGTAATTTCCGGGTTGTTATTTCCTTTAAGAAACGTTAGAAGTGTGCGAATGATGCCATTGTTAATGAAGGTCATCTTTCCTAGCACAAGTGTACCTTTTGCAATTTGGACAGATTTGATATCAAAAGGACTTAAAGTAAGAGAAAAACCTTTTGCATCGAGAATAATTTGGAGCATTTCATCCGATTTAATGACCTGACTAAAGGGGGGAAGAATATCCTCCAAGATTTCATTTCCAAATTCAGGAGTGGCTTTTACTTGGACAGTTAAAGGATTTGAAAGAGTTAAGTGTCCATTTTCCAACTGACCATCAAGAGATAGCTTTCCGTTTTCACCTGAAATTGAAACATTCAAAGGACCCTGTAGATTCTCAAGTTTAGCTGATATATTGGCGGAGACCTCTGCTCCTATAAGAGCCTCTATTTTTTTTGAAAGTTGCTCAGATGCCACTAATTTTGTAAAAAGAGGTAAAGAGAACTTCTGCATCTTGACATCTAGATCAAGATTTGCAGCATTTAGATTAATTTTTTCATCTTGAAAAATCCCTTTAGCAGAACCCTTTGCAATAAGAGCTGTTTGTTGACTATCTTCAGCTACGTTCAAAGAAAATTTAATTTCACTTAAAAGATTATCAGACGATGTGTCAAAATTTAAGGTCGAAAAATTCATCTGCTTTTTTGACGAAAGATTGACAATTTGGATTGGAGTTGTAAAAAAATTAAGATCAAAATGACTGTTGCTCAATTTAGTCTGCCAGTTTTCTCCATTTAAAAGAGAAAAAGCGCTTTTATTCAGCTTAAATTGAATTGTACATGGTTGCAAAAGGGCATATTTTTGTGTGCTTTGAGGGAGCAAAAGCTTCTGTAATTGATCAAAATCATTTGGGTTTAGAACGAAATTGCCTTTTAAGGGCGCAAGAATTTTAACCTGATCGTCTAATACTAAGGTTCCCTCACCTTGCCAATCACTTCCTTGAGCATGGAATTGCAAGTTTCCTTTTCGTTTTGCCACATCATCTACAGTCAAAGAAAAATCAGAATTGAGTGTTGGACCTAAAACCACAGGTAATGCGGGGTGAAGATCCCACAAGTTAAGATACACTAGTGGAAAATTGTAAGCGGTTCCTTTCGCCGTAAATTGTTTTTTCTTATGGATGTCAGAACTCCAAGTTCCATCCAACTTAAGTATAGGGGAGTCTTTCTCCGCTGATTGAAACCCTTCAAAATGATAGGGAATGAGCAGTGTGAGGCTTTTTTCATAATAAGCTTCACCTGCACAGGTAAAGTATAATTTGGGTAGAAGGTTTCCTTGTCGCGAGGGTTGCATCAGGCCCTCTAGATGATAGGGTGTGGTCTCTTTCTCAAAATTGTGTGAAAGACTAAGCTTAACATCCTCAAACTGGAATGTGTTTTCACTTGCGCTTTTTAAACTGGGTAATTGAACTTTTGCTTCCATTTCAGCCTTGTGCGGTTCAGCAAAAGAAAGATTCAAGCGGTTGATCGTGAGCTGAATTTTATCGGACAGATTAAAAGTAAACCGATCTTCGAATAAAAATTGATTCAATTCTTGCGTCGATTGCAAAGTGATTAAAGCCGGGGCAGATAAAATAAAGTTAGAATCTTGTACAACTCCGTCTATTTTACCTCCAGCTTGTTTAGATTGAAAAAGAGCCTGAATTTCTGATGTTTCACCAACACTTTTTTGCTTAATCGCAAGATCAACTGTTTGACCGATGATTTTCTGGAGTTCCATTTCTGGTTTGATCAATAATTCTAAAAGCCCAACGGGAAGGTTTTTGATATCTGCTGAAATATGCAATTCGGGAGATAAATTTGCATTGAATTGAAATTGTCCTATCGAATGTTTTCCTGTCTTAATGGAGCCTGTGGCATAAGCCTCTCGATTTCTTGTCGATAAGCTGGCATTTACGTTCTCTAAAATGGTGGTCGCAATGGGTTTAAGGTTCTCAGAAGTTGGACTTCGCAGATCAAAAATCTCATGAAAATTCGTTTCATGAGGGTTAAGCCACTCGATTTTAGCATTCAAATTGCTAACACCGAAATCTAGCTGCCTTTGCCATAACAGTTTTATGGGAGAGGTTGGAAGAGAGATGTAATCAATGGATAAAACTTTTTCACCTTGTGCATCATAAAGTTTTAGTCCAGAGATTTCCTGTGAACCCAACCAGCCGAATTGCATTCGATCTATCGATAAATGACCTTGAATTCTCTTATTAAAATCTTCTAAAAAATTGTTCTTAGCCCATTCTGTCGATACAATAGAGGGGAGAGAAATCATAAAAATGGCACTAAACGCTATTAGGAGGCATAAACCCCAAAGGAGTATCCGAGAGAATTTTTTCATAAAGATCCTTTTATTCGCGGGTAAGTTTTACTCGACAAGATGTTGGTTGAAGTATCTGAAAAAGAAGTGGCTTTTTCAAGATAATTCAGACGGAAAGATTTAAAATTGTATTGGCAAAAGGGGAATGGTTAGATTTGCATGTGCTTCATCTAGCTTTTTTAGATTATCACGTATCTCATCCAAATATAAGCTTGGACGTATAGCAATTTGTTCAATAGAGCCCTTTTCAATTGCTTGCAAAACGCGTTGATAGGTTAGTTCGCGCAAAGGTAAAGCTGGTTGAAAACCTTGATAACAGCTATCTGATTGAATTTTTAAAAGGATTCCGCCTTCGGTTAAAGAATCGGTGAGATCAAGCGTGTTTTCTAAAGGGATTCCTAGCTCACGCGTCAAAGTTAAAATGGAGAGAGGGGAACGTCCTTCAATCAAGGATTCCATGCACTTTTTTACAATTAGCAAAGCCGCGGAATTTTTAGAGACCATTTCAGGTTTATCAGACGCAAAACTATATTGAAGCGCATCACTTTCAGCATTAAAGGCGAGTTCAGCTCCCATTAAAACAATCAACCAGCTAATTTGCAGCCAAATAAAAAACAACGGAATCGCGGCCAAGCTACCATAAACTGCACCATAACTTGAAAGATAGATTTGAATGTGAATATATATCCACTGCACTATTTGATAAAAAGTGCCAGCAATAATTCCTGCAAAAACCCCATAACGCAGTTGGACCTGTGTATTAGGAATAAGCAAATAAATAGCGCTAAATAAGATCCAGCTCACTACTAAAGAGAAAAAGTTAACAATGACAACCATTACAGGGTGAATGACTGCTGTGCCAATAGCGGCTTGAGTGGCGATGCGGATTTGCGCCGCTAAAAAAACAATCGCACTACTCCCAATTGCTAATAATAAAGGACTTAAAATAATAAGAGTGAGGTAATGTGTGATTTTTTTGCCAATGGAACGGGCTATTTTGATATGCCAGATGACATTTAACGATGTTTCAATACTTCCCAGCAAGCTGAAAACAGACCAAAAGAGAATCAAAACTCCAAATCCCGCAATCACACTGCTTTCGGCATGGTGAAGGGTATTATTGGCGAATTCTAAAATTTGGCGGGTAATCTCTTTATTTTCCTGAAATTTTTCCAAAATGGATGATTCAAGCGCATCTTGAAATCCAAATCCTTTAGCAATCCCAAAGGCTACAGCTAAAACAGGGACAATTGACAAAAGGGTGTAAAACGCTAGAGAAGCACTTTTCGCGTAACAATCATGCTCGATAAATCCCCACACAGCGGCTTTTGAAATGCGAACGATTTTTTTGAGAAGTTTTGATGGTTTCCACTGTGAGAATAACGACGACACATCCATAAGAATAATTCCTTGTATTGTCTTCATTATGCCTGTTTTTCTTACAAGTGTAAAGATACTCAAAAATAATTGACACCAATCGATTGAATTTCAATCATCCGCTTTACTGAACCAGCAAAACCGAATAAGGCTTTTTTTATGCATGTAACCTCTCTTAAAAATCTTTGCTTCAATCATTTAATTACATCACAAACCAAATCGGACCAAGCCATTATTCCCTATAAAAAAATTTCCGGCTCCTTACTCAATGATTTTTTTCATTACGTCGTAACCCAAAAAATTGAAACACAAAAAATAAATAAAATAGATAGGCTACTAAATTGCGACAAAAATTTATATGAAAATTTAATGTGTATAACATTAAGTGATCAAAGTATTGGTTTTGAGAAATTCCCTTCCAATATTGTGAAAGGTCTGTTCAATTATGTCATTAGATTGGATTTTACCTGTAAGGTAAAGGTGAAATTGCCAGAAAATAAAATCTTAAAAATCAAAATTTTTCCTTCCGAAACAGTTGAAATTCTAAAAAAAATAATAGGTATTAAAATTGACGTTTCTCCGCATCACTTTAAATTACTTTACAAAGGATATTGTCTTAAAAACTTGAATAAAGATTTATTTTCATACAATTTTGAAAAAGGGAAAAAAGTTTCGGTTAAATTAAAATATCGAAATATTCGAAGGTACGAAGATGTTAAAAATAAACTTAGTTTAATAAACAGAGCACAATTCGAACTAATCAGTTCGTTTTTTGCAGAAAAAATATTGTTCATTCAATCCTGTTTCTCTCAAAACGTGAGAAAAAATGGCATTATGCAGAGTGAAATCATTCATCATCTTATGCATTCAAAAAAACAAAAAATTCCTTCACGCATGGAATTTTTATGTTTCATTCAGGAGTACATCGAGCAGATGCTACGAGAATCTTTTTTTGCTCAGATAGAATGTTTTATGGAAAATGGTTTAAGCTTACCTATATTTTATGCTTCAGGAAAAATAACGCATTTTATCGAACAAATTGAAAATGATTTTCGAATCAAGCTCAATTTGGACTACTTCAAAATCAACCATGGCTTTCATCTAAAGGTGAATAAGAAGAACTGTAATGGAAATAACCTATGTTTTTCATTAAGAGAAGAAATTGGAATAATGGGTACGGCAAATCTAAAGATCAATCAATTTAAAGATATTAACTTATGGTTCTAACCAACGAAAGCTTAAAGTTTACTTTCTAAATAGCGCTTAAGATACAACGCATTATTGTGCTCTGTGTCTTTAGAGCTATAAAGAAGAGTAATTGTTTTGGCATGTAAATCTTTGATTTTCTGAATAGCTTTTGGATTGCCATTCAATTCTTGGGCGTATTTGTTTTGGAATTCATCCCACTTTGAAGGATCATGAGAAAACCATTTTCGAAGGTTGCTGCTGGGAGCTATTTCTTTTAACCAAAGGTCATAGACAAGATTGTCTTTTTGATGCCTCTTGGCCAAAGACGTTCCACTAAAATGCGCAATCCATCATCTTTAGAAACAGGATCGTAGACTCTTTTGAGTTTGATTTCCATATGCATCACTTTTGTATGCTGCAACTAGAGATTGCAGCATACATATAAA is a window from the Parachlamydia acanthamoebae genome containing:
- a CDS encoding ubiquitin-like protein gives rise to the protein MHVTSLKNLCFNHLITSQTKSDQAIIPYKKISGSLLNDFFHYVVTQKIETQKINKIDRLLNCDKNLYENLMCITLSDQSIGFEKFPSNIVKGLFNYVIRLDFTCKVKVKLPENKILKIKIFPSETVEILKKIIGIKIDVSPHHFKLLYKGYCLKNLNKDLFSYNFEKGKKVSVKLKYRNIRRYEDVKNKLSLINRAQFELISSFFAEKILFIQSCFSQNVRKNGIMQSEIIHHLMHSKKQKIPSRMEFLCFIQEYIEQMLRESFFAQIECFMENGLSLPIFYASGKITHFIEQIENDFRIKLNLDYFKINHGFHLKVNKKNCNGNNLCFSLREEIGIMGTANLKINQFKDINLWF
- a CDS encoding tyrosine-type recombinase/integrase — protein: MASTDQGKRDYALLLFLFNTGTRADEAAQLKIKDLDIAYNAKKNFSIVFIRGKGDKLRRCPLWHDTVNELTSLMDGRGPNEHVFLNRRKEPITRFGIHTLVKRHVKTALIVPSLEKKRISPHTIRHTTATHLLHAGVDINTIRAWLGHVSINTTNIYVEVDLEMKAKALACCEVSSKKIKKHWRDDKNLMDFLDSL
- a CDS encoding helix-hairpin-helix domain-containing protein is translated as MDATHLFEQLEKLTGKRHDPCMWDVFAAIIHEAKTGEPTSWWAWTAQRKILQKTGKLTHSSFGGRILKFM
- a CDS encoding VOC family protein gives rise to the protein MHLGYIIIYVLDVSATISFYEKAFGLKLRFMHESNQYAEMETGQTTLAFANENFAMASLQFRPNRQKEQAAGAEIAFVVESVEEKFKHAVNFGAVEVAKPVQKPWGQIVSYVRDNNGFLVELCSAING
- a CDS encoding YihY/virulence factor BrkB family protein; the protein is MKTIQGIILMDVSSLFSQWKPSKLLKKIVRISKAAVWGFIEHDCYAKSASLAFYTLLSIVPVLAVAFGIAKGFGFQDALESSILEKFQENKEITRQILEFANNTLHHAESSVIAGFGVLILFWSVFSLLGSIETSLNVIWHIKIARSIGKKITHYLTLIILSPLLLAIGSSAIVFLAAQIRIATQAAIGTAVIHPVMVVIVNFFSLVVSWILFSAIYLLIPNTQVQLRYGVFAGIIAGTFYQIVQWIYIHIQIYLSSYGAVYGSLAAIPLFFIWLQISWLIVLMGAELAFNAESDALQYSFASDKPEMVSKNSAALLIVKKCMESLIEGRSPLSILTLTRELGIPLENTLDLTDSLTEGGILLKIQSDSCYQGFQPALPLRELTYQRVLQAIEKGSIEQIAIRPSLYLDEIRDNLKKLDEAHANLTIPLLPIQF